A single Cygnus atratus isolate AKBS03 ecotype Queensland, Australia chromosome 11, CAtr_DNAZoo_HiC_assembly, whole genome shotgun sequence DNA region contains:
- the TEX9 gene encoding testis-expressed protein 9 isoform X2: protein MKSQKETLSRPISVQTQLHEDDRQRDPLFPEVSCLKHSHTKPLNKKRASVPMAQNRPYSGSKGKRTTSSTEIRNLEAQNADHVAVLEDCIDFSLAKTVSEIEGKLDKGCLPDCLDDDIIPNIGNEIGAEAQIRFLKAKLRVMQEELDSLVSECRKKDDENQSSKSRLKDSEEEKTRLQRTISLQQSQNEKYKMLSQEANKKSEGLQQEVIALGKELENLKRVQKQAATSQSATEVRLNRALEEAERYKVELHKLKQSNKDVVNQELKVTEELKTENKKLQKEKGELIAGFKKQLKLIDILKRQKMHIEAATMLSFTEEEFMKALEWGNY from the exons aaaagccaaaaggaGACACTATCTAGACCAATTTCAGTACAAACTCAGTTACATGAAGATGACAGACAGAG AGATCCACTCTTTCCTGAAGTTTCATGTCTTAAACACTCACATACCAAG CCACTAAACAAGAAGCGTGCTTCCGTGCCCATGGCTCAGAATAGACCATATTCTGGAAGTAAGGGGAAAAGAACAACTTCAAG tacagaaataagaaatctgGAAGCACAAAATGCTGATCATGTTGCAGTACTGGAGGATTGCATAgatttttctttagcaaaaacAGTAAGTGAAATTGAAGGAAAACTAGACAAAGGATGCTTGCCGGATTGTCTAGATGATGACATTATTCCAAACATTGGAAATGAAATCGGAGCAG AAGCTCAAATCAGGTTTCTTAAGGCCAAGCTACGTGTTATGCAGGAAGAGCTGGACAGCTTAGTGAGTGAATGCAGGAAAAAG GATGATGAAAATCAGAGTTCAAAATCTCGGCTTAAGGAtagtgaggaagaaaagactAGACTGCAACGAACAATCAGCCTGCAACAGTCTCAGAATGAAAAGTACAAAATGTTGTcacaagaagcaaacaaaaaaagtgaaggatTACAACAAGAGGTCATTGCACTAGGAAAG GAACTAGAGAATTTGAAGCGTGTACAAAAGCAGGCCGCAACCAGTCAGAGTGCAACAGAGGTTCGCTTAAATAGGGCcttggaagaagcagaaagataTAAAGTGGAGCTGCATAAACTGAAGCAAAGTAACAAG GATGTAGTTAACCAAGAACTCAAAGtaactgaagaattaaaaacagaaaacaagaaactgcagaaagaaaaaggagagctAATTGCAGGTTTCAAAAAGCAGCTCAAGTTAattgatattttaaagagaCAAAAG ATGCACATTGAAGCTGCTACGATGCTTTCTTTTACTGAAGAGGAATTCATGAAAGCTCTTGAGTGGGGAAATTATTGA